The Pyrenophora tritici-repentis strain M4 chromosome 10, whole genome shotgun sequence genome contains a region encoding:
- a CDS encoding 1,3-beta-glucan synthase component GLS2 yields MPITTNRDAYYDGQQGGNYQQNGYYDERGQQGYQDEYYDNQYYDQGGAQDGQQPRRRQHDSEEDSETFSDFTMRSDMARATDMDYYGRGDERYNSYAEGNRGYRPPSSQVSYGGNRSSGASTPIYGMDYSNALPAGQRSREPYPAWTAEAQIPCTKEEIEDIFLDLTSKFGFQRDSMRNMYDHFMTLLDSRASRMSPNQALLSLHADYIGGENANYRRWYFAAHLDLDDAVGFANMNLGKANRRTRKARKAAKKKASENPGNEQEVLEAYEGDNSLEAAEYRWKTRMNRMSQQDRVRQVALYLLCWGEANQVRFMPELMCFIFKCADDWLNSPAGQAQTEPIEEFTYLNQVITPLYQYCRDQGYEIQDGKYVRRERDHSGIIGYDDMNQLFWYPEGLERIVFEDKSRLVDIPPAERYLKLKDVLWKKVFFKTYYERRSWFHMVINFNRIWIIHLTSFWFYTAFNSQPLYTRNYQQQLDQKPEKAAILSAVALGGTIASFIQIFATICEWCYVPRRWAGAQHLTKRLLFLILVFVINVAPSVYIFGLDKRVGTIPNILGGVQFAIALITFIFFSVMPIGGLFGSYLTRNSRKYVASQTFTASYPRLAGNDKWMSYGLWVLVFAAKLTESYFFLTLSIKDPIRILSHMKKPDCLGDAIIGNMLCQYQPRILLGLMYFMDLILFFLDSYLWYIIANMLFSVSRSFYLGVSIWTPWRNIFSRLPKRIYSKVLATTDMEIKYKPKVLISQIWNAVVISMYREHLLAIDHVQKLLYHQVPSEQEGKRTLRAPTFFVSQEDHSFKTEFFPAQSEAERRISFFAQSLSTPIPEPLPVDNMPTFTVLIPHYGEKILLSLREIIREDEPYSRVTLLEYLKQLHPHEWDCFVKDTKILADETSQFNGDDEKNEKDTAKSKIDDLPFYCIGFKSAAPEYTLRTRIWASLRSQTLYRTISGFMNYSRAIKLLYRVENPEVVQMFGGNSDKLERELERMARRKYKICVSMQRYAKFSKEERENTEFLLRAYPDLQIAYLDEEPPLNEGDEPRIYSALIDGHSEIMDNGMRRPKFRIQLSGNPILGDGKSDNQNHSIIFYRGEYIQLIDANQDNYLEECLKIRSVLAEFEEMTTDNVSPYTPGLPNANFNPVAILGAREYIFSENIGILGDIAAGKEQTFGTMFARTLAQIGGKLHYGHPDFLNGIFMTTRGGVSKAQKGLHLNEDIYAGMNALLRGGRIKHCEYYQCGKGRDLGFGSVLNFTTKIGTGMGEQMLSREYYYMGTQLPLDRFLSFYYAHPGFHINNMFIMLSVQCFMFVLIHLGALNHETILCSFNKDLPITDPQWPNGCANLVPVFDWVARCIVSIFIVFFISFVPLVVQELTERGFWRAATRLAKHFSSGSPFFEVFVTQIYANALHTNLSYGGARYIGTGRGFATARIPFGILFSRFAGPSIYIGARSLMMLLFATITAWGPWLIYFWASLMSLCLAPFLFNPHQFSWDDFFIDYREYLRWLSRGNTRSHSASWIGYCRLSRTRITGFKRKVLGDPSAKLSGDVPRAHFTNIFMSEIFGPLVLVAITLVPFLFINAQTGVNDRRDTSKEAAGLPPPVKSGALVRIGLIALGPVAVNAGVLAGMFALACCAGPLLSMCCKKFGAVLAAIAHAIAVLILLIFFVVLMFLEGFSFPRALSGMIAVVAIQRFFFKLIIVCTLTREFKADTANIAWWTGKWYTMGWHTISQPGREFLCKITELGFFAADFILGHVLLFFMLPIILLPYADKFHSVMLFWLRPSRQIRPPIYSLKQTKLRKRRVIRYAILYFLLLVVFLALIVGPIVAGKFLNFKISLPMEIMQPTGYNNNDTTTSTTGRCVQGVCPVFNAGDAAGTDGGGAASTDAAARRFRRYMAY; encoded by the exons ATGCCTATTACGACGAATCGTGA CGCCTACTATGATGGTCAGCAGGGCGGCAACTACCAGCAAAACGGCTATTACGACGAGCGAGGTCAGCAGGGATACCAGGACGAGTATTACGACAACCAGTACTACGACCAAGGAGGTGCGCAAGATGGCCAGCAGCCACGCCGCCGTCAGCACGACTCCGAGGAAGACTCCGAGACCTTCAGCGACTTCACTATGCGATCGGACATGGCTCGCGCTACCGACATGGATTACTACGGTCGTGGCGATGAGCGCTACAACAGCTACGCCGAAGGCAACCGCGGCTACCGACCCCCTTCGTCTCAGGTTTCGTACGGTGGCAACCGATCGTCCGGCGCCTCAACCCCCATCTACGGTATGGATTACTCAAATGCCCTGCCCGCTGGACAGCGGTCTCGCGAGCCCTACCCAGCCTGGACCGCCGAGGCTCAGATTCCCTGCACTAAGGAGGAGATTGAGGATATTTTCCTTGACCTCACTTCCAAGTTCGGTTTCCAGCGTGACAGCATGCGTAACATGTACGATCATTTCATGACTCTGCTCGACTCGCGTGCGTCTCGTATGTCGCCGAATCAGGCTCTTCTGTCTCTCCACGCCGATTACATCGGTGGAGAGAATGCCAACTACAGACGCTGGTATTTTGCTGCTCATCTCGACTTGGATGATGCTGTTGGCTTTGCGAACATGAACCTTGGAAAAGCCAACCGTAGGACTCGCAAGGCCCGTAAGGCGGCCAAGAAGAAGGCCAGCGAGAACCCAGGAAACGAGCAGGAGGTCCTCGAAGCATACGAGGGCGACAACAGTCTGGAGGCGGCTGAATACCGCTGGAAGACGCGCATGAACCGTATGTCGCAACAGGACCGTGTGCGACAGGTCGCCCTCTACCTCCTGTGCTGGGGTGAGGCTAACCAGGTCCGTTTCATGCCCGAGCTCATGTGCTTCATCTTCAAGTGCGCGGATGACTGGCTCAACTCGCCGGCTGGCCAGGCTCAGACTGAGCCAATCGAAGAGTTCACATACCTCAACCAGGTTATCACGCCTCTGTACCAGTACTGCCGTGACCAAGGTTACGAGATCCAAGATGGCAAATATGTCCGTCGTGAGCGCGATCACTCGGGCATTATTGGTTACGACGACATGAATCAGCTTTTCTGGTACCCAGAGGGTCTCGAGCGAATCGTCTTCGAGGACAAATCCCGTCTCGTGGACATTCCGCCCGCCGAGCGTTACCTCAAGTTGAAGGATGTTCTCTGGAAGAAGGTCTTCTTCAAGACATACTACGAGCGACGATCGTGGTTCCACATGGTCATCAACTTCAACCGTATCTGGATTATCCATTTGACGTCTTTCTGGTTCTACACTGCTTTCAACTCGCAGCCCCTCTACACGAGGAATTACCAGCAACAATTAGACCAGAAGCCAGAAAAGGCCGCCATTCTGTCCGCCGTCGCCCTCGGAGGTACCATCGCCTCATTCATCCAGATCTTCGCTACCATCTGCGAGTGGTGTTACGTTCCCCGTCGATGGGCTGGTGCTCAACATTTGACCAAGCGTCTCTTGTTCCTCATTCTGGTTTTTGTCATCAACGTCGCCCCTAGCGTCTACATCTTCGGCTTGGACAAGCGTGTTGGTACCATTCCCAACATCCTGGGTGGTGTGCAATTCGCCATCGCCTTGATCACgttcatcttcttctccgtCATGCCAATCGGTGGTCTCTTCGGTAGCTACTTGACTCGCAACTCTCGCAAGTATGTTGCCAGTCAGACCTTTACCGCAAGTTACCCTCGTCTTGCTGGCAACGACAAGTGGATGTCTTACGGTCTGTGGGTTCTGGTTTTCGCTGCCAAGCTTACCGAGTCTTACTTCTTCTTGACTCTGTCCATCAAGGACCCCATCCGTATTCTTTCCCACATGAAGAAGCCTGATTGTCTGGGAGATGCCATTATCGGTAACATGCTTTGCCAGTACCAGCCTCGGATTCTCCTCGGTCTCATGTACTTCATGGACTTGATTCTGTTCTTCTTGGACTCTTATCTCTGGTACATTATCGCCAACATGTTATTCTCCGTTTCCAGGTCTTTCTACCTCGGTGTCTCGATCTGGACACCCTGGAGGAACATCTTCTCGCGTCTACCTAAGCGTATCTACTCAAAAGTTCTCGCGACAACCGATATGGAGATCAAGTACAAGCCCAAGGTTCTCATCTCCCAGATCTGGAACGCTGTCGTCATCTCCATGTACCGTGAGCATCTGCTCGCCATCGACCACGTCCAGAAGCTTCTCTACCACCAGGTTCCTTCGGAGCAAGAGGGTAAGCGCACACTTCGTGCTCCTACCTTCTTCGTCTCGCAGGAAGATCACTCCTTCAAGACCGAGTTCTTCCCTGCGCAGAGCGAAGCTGAGCGTCGTATCTCTTTCTTCGCCCAGTCTCTCTCCACTCCTATCCCTGAGCCTCTTCCGGTTGACAACATGCCTACCTTCACTGTTCTGATTCCCCATTACGGTGAAAAGATTCTGTTGTCTCTCCGCGAGATTATCCGTGAGGATGAGCCGTACTCCCGTGTTACCCTTCTTGAGTACCTCAAGCAACTTCACCCTCACGAGTGGGATTGCTTCGTCAAGGACACCAAGATTCTTGCGGACGAAACTTCTCAGTTCAATGGCGACGACGAGAAGAACGAAAAGGATACCGCTAAGAGCAAGATCGATGATCTTCCCTTCTACTGCATTGGTTTCAAATCTGCCGCTCCTGAGTACACCCTGCGCACACGTATCTGGGCTTCTCTCCGTTCCCAGACTTTGTACCGTACCATCTCTGGTTTCATGAACTACAGCCGTGCGATCAAGCTTCTCTACCGTGTCGAGAACCCCGAAGTCGTCCAAATGTTTGGTGGTAACTCCGACAAGCTTGAGCGTGAACTGGAGCGCATGGCCCGCCGCAAGTACAAGATTTGCGTATCTATGCAACGTTATGCCAAGTTCAGCAAGGAAGAGCGCGAAAACACCGAGTTCCTGCTCCGTGCCTACCCCGACCTGCAAATTGCCTACCTTGATGAGGAGCCTCCTCTCAACGAGGGTGACGAGCCGCGTATCTACTCTGCCCTCATCGATGGCCACTCCGAAATCATGGACAACGGTATGCGCCGACCCAAGTTTCGCATTCAACTTTCTGGCAACCCTATTCTTGGAGACGGCAAATCCGACAACCAGAACCACTCCATCATCTTCTACCGCGGAGAGTACATTCAACTTATCGACGCCAACCAAGACAACTACCTTGAGGAGTGCCTGAAGATCCGTTCCGTCCTTGCCGAGTTCGAGGAGATGACAACCGACAATGTTTCACCCTACACTCCCGGTCTTCCTAATGCCAACTTTAATCCGGTTGCCATTCTCGGAGCCCGTGAATACATTTTCTCTGAGAACATCGGTATCCTTGGTGACATCGCTGCCGGAAAGGAACAGACATTCGGTACTATGTTTGCCCGTACATTGGCTCAGATTGGTGGCAAGCTCCATTACGGTCATCCTGATTTCCTCAACGGTATCTTCATGACTACTCGTGGCGGTGTCTCCAAGGCTCAGAAGGGTCTCCATCTCAACGAAGATATTTACGCCGGTATGAACGCTCTCCTACGTGGTGGCCGTATAAAGCATTGCGAGTACTACCAGTGTGGTAAGGGTCGTGATTTGGGTTTCGGTTCCGTCCTCAACTTCACAACCAAGATTGGTACTGGTATGGGAGAGCAGATGTTGTCTCGCGAGTACTACTACATGGGTACCCAGCTTCCCCTCGACCGTTTCCTGTCCTTCTACTACGCCCATCCTGGTTTCCACATCAACAACATGTTCATTATGTTGTCGGTCCAGTGCTTCATGTTCGTTCTCATCCACCTCGGCGCCCTCAACCACGAGACCATTCTCTGCTCGTTCAACAAGGACCTTCCCATTACCGATCCCCAATGGCCCAACGGCTGTGCCAACTTGGTTCCTGTCTTCGACTGGGTCGCGCGTTGTATCGTCTCTATCTTCATCGTTTTCTTCATCTCTTTCGTTCCGCTTGTGGTTCAAGAGTTGACTGAACGTGGATTCTGGCGTGCCGCAACCCGTCTGGCCAAGCACTTCTCGTCTGGATCGCCTTTCTTCGAGGTCTTTGTCACCCAGATCTACGCCAACGCTCTACACACCAACTTGTCCTATGGTGGTGCTCGCTACATTGGTACCGGTCGTGGTTTCGCTACCGCACGTATTCCCTTCGGTATCCTGTTCTCGCGTTTCGCCGGTCCTTCCATTTACATTGGTGCTCGTTCCCTCATGATGTTGCTCTTTGCCACCATCACAGCATGGGGTCCATGGCTCATCTACTTCTGGGCGTCCCTGATGTCTCTCTGCTTGGCACCCTTCCTCTTCAACCCTCACCAGTTCTCATGGGACGACTTCTTCATCGACTACAGGGAGTACCTCCGCTGGCTGTCTCGAGGAAACACTCGGTCTCACAGCGCGTCCTGGATTGGATACTGCCGTCTCTCGCGAACACGTATCACTGGTTTCAAGCGCAAGGTTCTCGGAGACCCATCTGCTAAACTCTCTGGCGATGTTCCTCGTGCTCATTTCACCAACATCTTCATGAGTGAGATCTTCGGTCCTCTCGTTCTGGTCGCCATCACTCTCGTCCCCTTCCTCTTTATCAACGCCCAGACCGGTGTCAACGACAGGCGCGATACCTCCAAGGAGGCAGCCGGTCTTCCGCCCCCAGTCAAGTCCGGCGCCTTGGTCCGCATTGGACTCATCGCTTTGGGACCCGTCGCTGTCAACGCTGGTGTATTGGCTGGTATGTTTGCCTTGGCTTGTTGCGCGGGACCCCTTCTCAGCATGTGCTGCAAGAAGTTCGGTGCGGTCCTGGCTGCCATTGCCCACGCCATCGCTGTCCTGATCCTCCTCATCTTCTTTGTTGTTCTCATGTTCCTTGAGGGTTTCAGCTTCCCAAGAGCCTTGTCTGGTATGATTGCCGTCGTCGCCATCCAGCGATTCTTCTTCAAGCTCATCATCGTCTGCACCCTCACTCGTGAGTTCAAGGCCGACACTGCCAACATTGCTTGGTGGACTGGAAAGTGGTACACCATGGGCTGGCACACGATCTCCCAACCCGGTCGTGAATTCCTCTGCAAGATCACCGAGCTGGGTTTCTTCGCTGCCGACTTCATCCTGGGCCACGTCCTGCTCTTCTTCATGTTGCCGATCATATTGCTGCCATACGCCGACAAGTTCCACTCGGTCATGCTCTTCTGGCTCCGTCCCAG CCGTCAAATTCGTCCTCCTATCTACTCGCTGAAGCAGACCAAGCTCCGCAAGCGTCGTGTGATTCGTTACGCGATCCTCTACTTCCTGCTCCTTGTGGTCTTCCTTGCTCTCATTGTTGGACCCATTGTCGCTGGCAAGTTCCTCAACTTCAAGATCAGCTTGCCTATGGAGATCATGCAGCCAACTGGatacaacaacaacgacacAACTACCAGCACGACAGGCAGGTGTGTCCAGGGCGTTTGTCCAGTGTTCAACGCCGGCGACGCCGCTGGTACAGATGGAGGAGGCGCAGCGTCAACAGATGCGGCGGCTCGTCGCTTCCGCCGGTACATGGCGTACTAA
- a CDS encoding GlnA, Glutamine synthetase: MAMDPITAPVRLTIEQLRHVVNNYPIIDNHAHNLILPAHINTIPFETITTEAQGRALRDTFKSLSHLRAARQLRQLYECAEGADWEDILEQRIEWLRSNSERLHERCFENIHALLIDDGLAAPEQVFPYDYHDRYTKAPTKRIVRIETVAERLMESLVRDASEDDLAKTKFLPKTWTNFTDEFEREIQDAIEDKNVAGFKSVVCYRTGLDVEPDYEQAAKMVGHPFERYVKSCVRKRIYRIEKKPLNDYLVLRTLEILSERLPHADSLAKPFQLHTGLGDNDISLLEANPSFLQPLIENYPQVPFVLLHSAYPYTREAGYLATVYRHVYLDIGEVFPMISRDGQATVLRQAMELVPGSKLLYSSDGHWFPETFWLANAQFREVWLDILIEYIKKGDLTPQQAIGMTKDIMFNNANVVYDLRYEATFDETIQAPPKQLTYNTKPSTASPFRSPAVTPGPSTGLYSQTPTSDRQISPPVSPYAQPAFPPPPKVPQVYDIEKFDYFMEQNPTVKFIYVQWLDYTATIRTRIVPIKEFTRMISEGERIGISQGNTGTLQNDHTTHVVNTTGQIYVEPDLRSLRPTHNKDPLPAATVLSYWRSENGVPLPSDPRNNLEILINELQYNHATTLLVGFEIEVTFLSRNPPSAPTNPFQADPYSPLTKEHAWGTLTPSQWLQLPFLSEIVLALEQMEIDVQQFHAESGKGQYEFVLPPQPPLLAVDTLIQARQVIAQIASLHGLRATLHPKPFEGIGTAAHAHVSLHPPDRDMHFFVGGVLKHLPALCAFSMPEEVSYARVEDDSWTGGTWVAWGTQNRETPLRRIHSGHWELRSMDGLANVYFALSAILAAGLLGLASAPTTPTDLPRDIPVNPASLNKHELAEYGVTRKMPRDVFEALVALEKDAEFREALPGAMVESYLVMKREELRMLGDMSEVERRVFLIERY; the protein is encoded by the exons ATGGCCATGGACCCAATAACAGCCCCCGTTAGACTTACTATCGAGCAACTGCGGCATGTGGTCAACAATTACCCCATCATCGACAACCACGCGCACAACCTTATTTTGCCCGCACACATCAATACGATACCGTTCGAAACGATAACTACGGAAGCCCAGGGACGAGCCTTACGAGACACGTTCAAATCGCTTTCGCATTTGCGAGCGGCCAGACAACTACGTCAACTTTACGAATGCGCTGAGGGTGCAGACTGGGAGGACATCTTGGAGCAGAGGATTGAGTGGCTGCGGAGCAACTCTGAACGCTTGCATGAGCGATGCTTCGAAAACATTCACGCTCTCCTCATCGACGACGGGCTCGCTGCGCCCGAGCAGGTCTTTCCTTATGATTACCATGACCGTTATACGAAGGCGCCCACTAAGCGTATTGTGCGAATTGAGACAGTCGCTGAGCGCTTGATGGAAAGTCTTGTACGAGATGCGTCAGAAGATGATTTGGCAAAGACCAAGTTTCTACCCAAGACCTGGACCAACTTTACCGATGAATTCGAGCGTGAGATCCAGGATGCCATTGAAGACAAAAACGTTGCTGGCTTTAAATCTGTCGTCTGCTATCGTACCGGTCTCGACGTTGAGCCGGACTATGAGCAAGCTGCGAAAATGGTCGGACACCCGTTCGAACGCTACGTCAAGAGCTGCGTTCGCAAGCGCATCTATAGGATCGAGAAAAAGCCTCTGAATGACTACCTGGTGTTACGAACATTGGAGATACTGTCCGAGCGACTACCTCATGCGGACTCGCTTGCAAAGCCATTCCAGCTGCATACTGGGTTGGGAGACAATGACATCAGTCTCTTGGAAGCAAACCCATCGTTTCTCCAGCCCTTGATTGAAAACTACCCGCAAGTGCCTTTTGTGCTGCTCCACTCGGCGTATCCATATACGCGCGAAGCAGGCTATCTTGCAACAGTATATCGGCATGTGTATCTCGATATTGGCGAAGTGTTTCCCATGATTAGCAGAGATGGTCAGGCAACAGTTCTACGACAAGCCATGGAGCTAGTACCTGGGAGTAAACTCTTGTACTCTTCTGATGGCCATTGGTTTCCGGAGACGTTCTGGTTGGCAAATGCACAGTTTCGTGAAGTGTGGCTTGAT ATACTTATCGAATACATTAAAAAAGGTGACCTCACCCCACAACAGGCCATTGGTATGACCAAGGATATCATGTTCAACAACGCGAATGTGGTGTACGATCTGCGCTACGAGGCTACGTTTGATGAGACTATACAAGCCCCCCCGAAGCAATTGACATACAACACGAAGCCAAGTACAGCCTCACCTTTTCGATCCCCAGCAGTTACGCCAGGTCCAAGCACAGGTTTGTACAGTCAAACTCCAACTTCCGATAGGCAAATCAGTCCACCTGTCTCTCCATACGCACAACCAGCCTTCCCCCCTCCACCAAAGGTACCGCAAGTCTACGACATTGAAAAGTTTGACTATTTCATGGAGCAGAATCCAACCGTCAAGTTCATCTATGTGCAATGGCTTGACTACACAGCTACAATTCGTACCCGCATTGTGCCCATCAAGGAGTTTACGCGTATGATCAGCGAGGGCGAGCGCATCGGCATCTCTCAGGGAAACACTGGAACTCTGCAAAACGACCATACAACACACGTGGTAAACACAACCGGGCAAATCTACGTAGAACCAGACTTGCGCTCCCTCCGACCAACACACAACAAGGACCCCCTCCCAGCAGCAACGGTACTCAGCTACTGGCGCTCCGAAAACGGCGTCCCCCTCCCGTCCGACCCGCGGAACAACTTGGAGATACTCATCAACGAACTCCAATACAACCACGCAACCACGCTCCTCGTGGGTTTCGAGATTGAAGTCACCTTTCTATCCCGCAACCCACCTTCCGCACCCACCAACCCCTTCCAAGCAGACCCTTACTCGCCCCTCACCAAGGAACACGCTTGGGGTACCCTCACACCCTCGCAATGGCTCCAGCTCCCTTTCCTGAGTGAAATCGTGCTAGCGCTCGAGCAAATGGAAATCGATGTGCAGCAATTCCATGCCGAGTCCGGAAAAGGCCAGTACGAATTTGTGCTCCCGCCTCAACCGCCTCTCCTCGCCGTCGACACGTTGATTCAGGCTCGTCAGGTGATTGCGCAGATAGCCAGCCTACATGGCTTGAGAGCGACACTGCATCCCAAGCCGTTTGAGGGCATCGGCACGGCCGCTCACGCCCACGTTAGCTTGCACCCGCCGGACCGCGATATGCACTTCTTTGTAGGCGGCGTGTTGAAACATCTACCTGCGCTTTGTGCATTTAGTATGCCAGAGGAAGTGAGTTATGCGAGGGTTGAAGATGATTCCTGGACGGGTGGGACTTGG GTAGCATGGGGTACTCAAAACCGCGAAACGCCACTTCGCCGCATCCACTCAGGTCACTGGGAACTACGGTCCATGGACGGCCTGGCAAACGTCTACTTTGCCCTCTCTGCTATCCTTGCCGCAGGTCTCCTTGGTCTCGCTTCCGCCCCGACGACGCCCACAGACTTGCCGCGCGATATCCCCGTCAACCCGGCTTCCCTGAACAAGCACGAATTGGCCGAGTACGGTGTGACGAGGAAGATGCCTAGGGACGTTTTCGAGGCGCTGGTGGCACTGGAGAAGGATGCGGAGTTCAGAGAGGCATTGCCAGGAGCCATGGTAGAGAGCTATCTTGTGATGAAGAGGGAGGAGCTGAGAATGCTGGGAGACATGTCAGAAGTGGAGCGGAGGGTCTTTTTGATTGAAAGATACTAG
- a CDS encoding PH domain containing protein, with protein MASQRPITPSAYAPVPQVDDPTYLSRGYGASAPTQYGVHDFADGPASAPQERSRLGRFEEDFDARTRGSSILDGDMPQRSSSRSSTLNQGIAPSRSGTLKKKNSVKRSGSLKRSGSRKSIHAGSIRGVAIEDQERGYDREDSVFYTPVPTKGTPTELLAERFQTWRKFLKDLITYFREVASSYEHRAKSLLKVSNVINNTNAPAALLLEGGLNDANRILRDFHKQAILEANKARDVEADVINQLSGLRADLAQKIKEIKSLSGDFKNNVEKEKETTRKCVTALEEALALVDSDPAAIAGKGDPYVVRLGVERQVERQIDEENYLHRAYLNLENSGRELESIVVGEVQKAYNALASILKRDADEQYNTVERLRNGPIAMPRDLEWSRFVRSDPHFVNPDIPLRRLENIQYPGKYHPATTEVRAGMLERKSKYLKSYTPGWYVLSPTHLHEFKSADRIYTQPPVMSLYLPDQKLGSRSQPGSSSHKFVIKGRQAGSMHRGHTWVFRAETYETMAAWFEDIKALTEKRGEERNAFVRRHASVRSTSAGSHHSASSDGGLEEDEADAIPFSANQSMKDQTVRDQSPVRPSRPSPGGRFPSDLMVNRNLQAPLSPSSGSSEVGNDLNTMAGGPPQEAHATYPIQTQYAQPIPQQPQPSFVNSYPFPQQSYDPMTTNGSSYAPDPQPYPTQQTYTENYDQPIGNGQPIQRHDSNNYGNWMAPAAGGAATGALAAEAYRRKQLAQQHMQAQQQNLNEHPQQHPGEHPRAMDFSDATPVQDFPERHPDHIRPDQIDDTGYVAQPAAPIVAPVFDSQTQPQINGQGTPATTSSFLGESEVGVAPAFGQTVNGGPVPVDLVDAADSMAHPGMPKRMDTDISVSDLHVPGEYPRSSISGATINGSMPEENSTMLK; from the exons ATGGCGTCGCAGCGCCCAATTACCCCTTCAGCATACGCTCCTGTACCGCAAGTAGACGACCCAACTTACCTCAGTCGCGGATACGGCGCTTCTGCACCCACACAGTATGGCGTACATGACTTCGCCGACGGTCCAGCAAGCGCACCACAGGAACGTTCGCGCCTCGGCAGGTTCGAGGAGGACTTCGATGCGCGCACACGGGGTTCTTCCATCCTCGACGGCGACATGCCCCAGCGCTCTTCCTCGCGATCCTCTACACTCAATCAAGGGATAGCGCCTTCACGTAGCGGCACactgaagaagaagaactCGGTCAAGAGGAGCGGCAGCTTGAAGCGAAGTGGGAGCAGGAAGTCAATCCACGCTGGCAGCATTCGCGGCGTTGCTATCGAAGACCAAGAGCGGGGCTATGATCGCGAGGACAGTGTCTTTTACACACCCGTACCAACAAAGGGCACGCCTACTGAGCTACTCGCAGAACGCTTCCAGA CCTGGCGAAAGTTCCTCAAAGACCTCATTACCTACTTCCGAGAAGTGGCCTCCTCATACGAGCACCGCGCCAAATCCCTCCTCAAGGTGTCAAACGtcatcaacaacaccaatgCGCCTGCAGCACTCCTACTCGAGGGTGGCTTGAATGACGCCAACCGTATCCTTCGCGACTTCCACAAACAGGCTATCCTCGAAGCCAACAAGGCGAGGGACGTAGAGGCAGATGTCATCAACCAGCTCAGCGGACTGCGAGCCGATCTTGCGCAGAAGATCAAGGAGATCAAGTCACTTTCTGGCGATTTTAAGAATAACGTcgagaaggagaaggagacGACGAGAAAGTGTGTGACGGCACTCGAGGAAGCTCTGGCCCTGGTCGACTCAGATCCGGCTGCCATTGCTGGCAAGGGAGACCCATATGTCGTTCGTCTGGGTGTCGAGCGACAAGTAGAGAGACAAATCGACGAGGAAAACTACCTCCACAGA GCCTACCTCAATCTCGAGAACTCTGGCCGCGAACTCGAGTCCATTGTCGTTGGTGAAGTCCAAAAGGCCTACAACGCCCTGGCCAGCATTCTGAAGCGCGATGCCGATGAGCAGTACAACACGGTCGAGAGACTCCGCAATGGCCCCATTGCCATGCCGCGGGACCTTGAGTGGAGCAGATTCGTGAGAAGCGATCCCCATTTTGTCAACCCGGACATACCACTACGCAGGCTAGAGAATATTCAGTATCCCGGAAAATACCATCCAGCCACCACAGAGGTCAGGGCGGGAATGCTAGAGAGGAAGAGCAAATATCTCAAGTCATACACACCAGGCTG GTATGTTCTGTCACCTACGCATCTCCATGAGTTCAAGTCGGCCGATCGCATCTATACTCAGCCTCCAGTCATGTCCTTGTATCTGCCGGACCAGAAGCTTGGCTCTCGATCTCAGCCCGGAAGTTCCTCCCACAAGTTTGTCATCAAAGGTCGCCAAGCTGGATCTATGCACCGCGGCCACACTTGGGTATTCCGGGCAGAGACTTACGAGACCATGGCGGCTTGGTTCGAGGATATCAAGGCCTTGACTGAGAAGCGCGGAGAGGAACGCAATGCCTTTGTACGCCGCCACGCCAGCGTCAGGAGTACCAGTGCCGGCAGCCACCACTCAGCCAGCTCCGATGGCGGACtagaagaagacgaggcAGACGCCATCCCCTTCTCAGCCAATCAGTCGATGAAAGACCAGACCGTGCGCGACCAGTCTCCGGTGCGACCTTCACGACCTTCTCCAGGTGGGCGATTCCCATCCGATTTGATGGTCAACCGTAACTTACAAGCCCCTCTTTCGCCATCTAGTGGAAGTTCGGAGGTCGGTAATGATCTAAACACCATGGCCGGAGGTCCGCCACAGGAAGCCCATGCCACGTATCCCATCCAGACTCAATATGCACAGCCCATCCCGCAACAGCCTCAACCCAGTTTCGTAAACTCATACCCATTCCCCCAGCAATCGTACGACCCCATGACTACCAATGGCTCATCCTACGCACCCGATCCCCAGCCCTATCCAACACAGCAAACCTACACCGAGAACTATGACCAGCCAATTGGCAATGGCCAGCCCATTCAACGCCACGACAGTAACAACTACGGCAACTGGATGGCGCCCGCTGCAGGAGGAGCAGCAACTGGAGCCCTAGCAGCCGAAGCATATCGGAGGAAGCAGTTGGCGCAGCAACATATGCAGGCACAACAACAGAATCTAAATGAGCACCCACAGCAACATCCCGGCGAACATCCCAGGGCGATGGACTTTTCAGACGCTACTCCTGTGCAAGACTTCCCTGAACGGCACCCTGACCACATTCGCCCTGATCAGATCGATGACACAGGTTACGTAGCCCAGCCTGCTGCTCCTATTGTCGCACCTGTCTTTGACAGCCAAACTCAGCCCCAGATCAACGGTCAAGGAACACCGGCAACCACGTCGTCTTTTTTAGGAGAGTCTGAGGTAGGCGTCGCCCCTGCCTTTGGTCAGACTGTCAACGGCGGCCCAGTTCCTGTGGATCTAGTAGATGCTGCGGACTCTATGGCACATCCAGGTATGCCTAAGAGAATGGACACCGACATTAGTGTCAGTGACCTCCATGTGCCTGGCGAATATCCTAGATCGAGTATCAGCGGTGCCACGATCAACGGAAGCATGCCTGAAGAGAACTCGACGATGCTGAAGTAA